Proteins from a genomic interval of Deltaproteobacteria bacterium:
- a CDS encoding TetR/AcrR family transcriptional regulator: MASVRSTRYTPLRRGQHKLSRAEVAASQRGRMLEAMVEAAAELGYAGASVAEVIARASVSRRTFYEQFADKEDCFCAAYDAATRILIDELRAALEPPGSPAERVERMVGAYLDRVAAEPAGAKVFLIEALAAGPVVLARRMRAQETVAELVAATFGAGTDAARFACTALVHALISIVTAHVAMRRMARVGTLRAPIAQLVRQTLRPFEPPARPRVRPPTRRRS; this comes from the coding sequence ATGGCGTCCGTGCGCTCCACCCGGTACACGCCCCTCCGGCGCGGGCAGCACAAGCTGAGCCGCGCCGAGGTGGCCGCGTCGCAACGCGGGCGCATGCTCGAGGCCATGGTCGAGGCTGCGGCCGAGCTCGGGTACGCCGGTGCCTCGGTGGCCGAGGTGATCGCTCGCGCCTCGGTCTCGCGCCGGACCTTCTACGAGCAGTTCGCCGACAAGGAGGACTGCTTCTGCGCGGCCTACGACGCGGCGACGCGGATCCTGATCGACGAGCTGCGCGCGGCGCTCGAGCCCCCCGGGTCCCCCGCCGAGCGGGTGGAGCGGATGGTCGGCGCGTACCTCGACCGGGTGGCCGCGGAGCCGGCGGGCGCGAAGGTGTTCCTGATCGAGGCGCTCGCGGCCGGTCCCGTCGTGCTCGCTCGCCGCATGCGGGCACAGGAGACCGTGGCGGAGCTGGTCGCCGCGACGTTCGGAGCGGGGACGGACGCGGCACGTTTCGCGTGCACCGCGCTCGTCCATGCCCTGATCTCGATCGTCACGGCCCACGTCGCCATGCGCCGGATGGCTCGCGTCGGCACGCTGCGCGCCCCGATCGCGCAGCTCGTACGCCAGACGCTGCGGCCCTTCGAGCCGCCCGCGCGCCCGCGCGTGCGCCCCCCGACACGGCGGAGGTCCTAG
- a CDS encoding fatty acid CoA ligase family protein, whose product MIFPQDVFDVAGLALEVARSDPERTAVVEPAGRGADGRRRYRRFSYARLSADVESVAPGLREMGIRERTRTVFMAPPSYEASVAMLALARVGAMTIWIDPSVGYRNVAERLRRIEPEAFVGLPVVHLGRLVFGWGPRTLRKLVVVNGRFPGARTLASLRRAPAAEPTPAAVGPDDPCTIFYTTGSTGPAKPALYLHRHYAHLYRVVRESWRFDATAGVPVDMAIFPAFSLIGLVGRGTMVVPPIDFVRETPATADPAALLEVINDCGVRSCFASPVLLENLARHAAAHGIETPTLERVIGGGAPIFAAVMEALRRMMGGRGEVFANYGATEALPSTEISAREALEETWARTREGAGLCVGRPFRGVTLRVVRLSDGPIASLEDTETLPAGEIGELIVRSAHVSPAYFRDEDATRKNKVTGSNGEIWHRIGDAGYLDEAGRFWYCGRVGQRVRSAEGPLFSLQCEPIFDAHPAVRRSGLVGVPDGAYERAVLCVERRPEATETPEATLRAELLALAASRPLTRPIRDVLFPKALPVDPRHNSKIERPALARWAAAQRPRS is encoded by the coding sequence GTGATCTTCCCGCAGGACGTGTTCGACGTAGCGGGGCTCGCGCTCGAAGTGGCCCGCAGCGATCCCGAGCGGACAGCGGTCGTGGAGCCGGCGGGGCGTGGAGCGGACGGCAGACGCCGCTATCGCCGCTTCTCCTACGCTCGCCTCTCGGCGGACGTCGAGTCGGTCGCGCCTGGCCTGCGCGAGATGGGTATCCGCGAGCGCACGCGCACGGTCTTCATGGCGCCGCCGAGCTACGAGGCGAGCGTGGCCATGCTCGCGCTCGCGCGCGTCGGCGCCATGACGATCTGGATCGACCCTTCGGTCGGCTACCGCAACGTGGCCGAGCGACTGCGGCGGATCGAGCCCGAGGCCTTCGTCGGGCTGCCGGTCGTCCACCTCGGACGCCTGGTCTTCGGCTGGGGACCCCGGACGCTGCGCAAGCTCGTGGTCGTGAACGGCCGCTTTCCGGGCGCGCGCACGCTGGCGTCGCTGCGCCGGGCGCCGGCGGCGGAGCCGACCCCGGCAGCGGTCGGGCCCGACGATCCCTGCACGATCTTCTACACGACCGGGAGCACCGGGCCCGCGAAGCCCGCGCTCTACCTCCACCGCCACTACGCCCATCTCTACCGCGTCGTGCGCGAGAGCTGGCGTTTCGACGCGACCGCGGGGGTCCCCGTCGACATGGCGATCTTCCCGGCCTTCTCCCTGATCGGCCTGGTCGGCCGTGGAACCATGGTGGTGCCGCCCATCGACTTTGTGCGGGAGACGCCCGCCACGGCCGACCCCGCCGCGCTCCTCGAGGTGATCAACGACTGCGGCGTGCGCTCGTGTTTCGCCTCGCCCGTGCTGCTCGAGAACCTGGCGCGTCACGCCGCCGCCCACGGTATCGAGACGCCGACGCTCGAGCGCGTCATCGGGGGGGGTGCGCCGATCTTCGCCGCCGTGATGGAGGCACTGCGCCGCATGATGGGCGGGCGCGGCGAGGTCTTCGCCAACTACGGAGCAACCGAGGCGCTTCCCTCGACCGAGATCAGCGCGCGCGAGGCGCTCGAGGAGACCTGGGCGAGGACCCGGGAGGGGGCCGGCCTCTGCGTCGGGCGTCCCTTCCGTGGCGTCACGCTGCGCGTGGTGCGGTTGTCGGACGGCCCGATCGCCTCGCTCGAGGACACCGAGACGCTTCCCGCCGGTGAGATCGGCGAGCTGATCGTGCGAAGCGCGCACGTGAGCCCGGCCTACTTCCGCGACGAGGACGCCACCCGCAAGAACAAGGTGACGGGATCGAACGGCGAGATCTGGCACCGGATCGGAGACGCCGGCTACCTCGACGAGGCCGGCCGCTTCTGGTACTGCGGCCGCGTCGGCCAGCGCGTGCGCAGCGCGGAGGGGCCGCTCTTCTCGCTGCAGTGCGAGCCGATCTTCGACGCGCATCCGGCGGTACGGCGGAGCGGGCTCGTCGGCGTTCCGGACGGGGCGTACGAGCGGGCGGTGCTGTGCGTCGAGCGCCGGCCGGAGGCGACCGAAACGCCCGAGGCCACGCTGCGCGCGGAGCTGCTCGCGCTCGCGGCGTCGCGCCCGCTCACCCGGCCGATTCGCGACGTGCTGTTCCCGAAGGCGTTGCCGGTCGATCCGCGGCACAACTCGAAGATCGAGCGCCCCGCCCTGGCGCGCTGGGCGGCGGCGCAACGTCCGAGGTCCTGA
- a CDS encoding alpha/beta hydrolase, with product METFEHRGDAIRFERRGQGPPVVLLHNGGTSHAIWDEVAAALEPDHEIFAIDLLGYGASAKPESGYTLERYIEILGAFVDAQRLVRPSLVGNCMGSAMSLGLAARRPHDLSALVLVNPLTAATFSAGWLGWLLRLRRLAPGPSRALYRRLGGLRLGRFLGTQSLRFQLGARGRARGVQRSEELCACQTSPGQLRSLLGALDDLEHYDALDRLTPGPDFPPICTIWGTENKVLSARAGRRLNATLRPQRAEWLAGCGHLPMLERPEEVATIVREFLAESARPAATSRSEQAARA from the coding sequence ATGGAGACATTCGAGCACCGTGGTGACGCGATTCGCTTCGAGCGGCGGGGGCAGGGCCCGCCGGTGGTGCTCCTGCACAACGGCGGCACGTCCCACGCGATCTGGGACGAGGTCGCCGCTGCCCTCGAGCCGGACCACGAGATCTTTGCGATCGATCTGCTCGGCTACGGCGCCTCCGCGAAGCCTGAGAGCGGCTACACACTGGAGCGCTACATCGAGATCCTCGGCGCCTTCGTCGACGCCCAGCGGCTCGTGCGCCCGAGCCTGGTCGGCAACTGCATGGGGAGCGCCATGTCGCTCGGCCTCGCGGCCCGCCGCCCGCACGACCTGAGCGCGCTGGTGCTCGTGAACCCGCTCACCGCCGCCACCTTCTCGGCTGGCTGGCTCGGCTGGCTGTTGCGCCTGCGCCGGCTCGCCCCCGGCCCTTCGCGGGCGCTCTACCGGCGTCTGGGCGGGCTCCGCCTCGGCCGCTTCCTCGGCACGCAGTCGCTGCGCTTCCAGCTCGGCGCGCGCGGCCGCGCCCGGGGCGTGCAGCGCAGCGAGGAGCTCTGTGCGTGCCAGACCAGCCCCGGCCAGCTCCGCTCGCTGCTCGGCGCGCTCGACGACCTCGAGCACTACGACGCGCTCGATCGCCTCACGCCCGGGCCGGACTTCCCCCCGATCTGCACGATCTGGGGCACCGAGAACAAGGTCCTGTCGGCGCGCGCCGGCCGGCGCCTGAACGCGACGCTGCGCCCACAGCGCGCCGAGTGGCTCGCCGGCTGCGGGCACCTGCCGATGCTGGAGCGCCCCGAGGAGGTCGCGACGATCGTCCGCGAGTTCCTCGCCGAGAGCGCGCGCCCGGCAGCGACGTCGCGCTCGGAGCAGGCGGCCCGCGCGTGA